The Cyanobacterium stanieri LEGE 03274 genome contains a region encoding:
- a CDS encoding serine hydrolase, which translates to NADMEQNNQDTINTPENTTPDNAFVFSEELMPLREKMNTLFEKYSHLQPSLFFVDLDNGAFVNMNGMEAFPAASTIKTPILVAFFQDVDAGKILLDEKLTMTEETLATEAGTMQYQPIGTQYTALKVAEEMIIRSDNTATNMLIERLGGVQALNERFKEWGLESTVINNYLPDLEGTNTISARDLAITLMKVSNGDLVENRSRDRLLGIMERTITNTLLPQGIEPNATIYHKTGDIGKVLGDGGIIDIPTGKRYVGAVLVQRPHNDYTARTMIQEISREAYQHFKWYQPRPTAN; encoded by the coding sequence AATGCAGACATGGAACAAAATAACCAAGACACCATTAACACCCCAGAAAATACTACCCCCGACAACGCTTTTGTCTTCAGCGAAGAATTAATGCCCCTCCGGGAAAAAATGAATACCTTATTTGAAAAATATTCCCATCTTCAACCTAGTCTGTTTTTTGTTGACTTGGATAACGGTGCCTTTGTGAATATGAATGGCATGGAGGCTTTTCCTGCCGCTAGTACCATTAAAACCCCTATTTTAGTAGCCTTTTTTCAAGATGTGGATGCGGGGAAAATTTTGCTCGATGAAAAATTAACCATGACGGAGGAAACCTTAGCCACTGAAGCAGGTACAATGCAATATCAACCCATCGGTACTCAATATACCGCTTTAAAGGTAGCCGAAGAAATGATTATCCGTAGTGATAATACCGCCACTAATATGTTAATTGAAAGGTTAGGAGGCGTCCAAGCCCTTAATGAGCGATTTAAGGAATGGGGTTTAGAATCCACGGTGATTAATAATTATCTCCCTGATTTAGAAGGTACAAATACCATTAGTGCTAGGGATTTGGCGATTACTTTGATGAAGGTGAGTAATGGAGATTTAGTGGAAAATAGATCGCGCGATCGCCTCTTAGGTATCATGGAAAGAACTATCACCAATACCTTATTACCCCAAGGCATCGAACCCAATGCCACAATTTACCACAAAACAGGAGACATTGGCAAAGTATTGGGGGATGGGGGAATCATTGATATACCCACAGGAAAACGTTATGTAGGGGCAGTTTTAGTACAACGTCCCCACAATGATTATACCGCCCGAACCATGATCCAGGAAATATCCCGTGAGGCTTATCAACATTTTAAATGGTATCAACCTCGCCCCACGGCTAATTAA